In one window of Pseudooceanicola aestuarii DNA:
- a CDS encoding DUF262 and DUF1524 domain-containing protein, which translates to MKATEAGLLQFLRAAPRFVIPIYQRTYSWTEKECTQLWEDVYRAGLDDSIDVHFIGSIVYIEDGLSNNTKRAPNLVIDGQQRLTTITLLLAALADAVGDDEPVEGFSADEIRETLLTNHRRSGDEFFKLLLTRTDRDTLKAIVGRHDYPTPRSDRIVENYDAFKARLAAGDAVIETICKGLGKLIMVDIALSREHDNPQLIFESMNSTGRELSQADLIRNFILMGLEPDYQTKLYEHYWHPMEQDFGQAAYTAHFDSFMRHYLTVRTGNIPRLGDVYEAYKAYARQVQSKGGTIEDLVKEVRSYARFYCVIALGHQTESKLAEAFQDIRELKVDVAYPFLLEVFDDFEKERLTSEEFHDVLRMVEAYVFRRAICSIPTNSLNKTFANFARSIDKADYLSSVRTYFFGMKSYRRFPRDEEFIQELKTRDLYNFPRRSYWLRRFENYGRKERVHVDDYTIEHILPQDPNLSAEWRNELGPEAEQVQERWLHTLGNLTLTGYNSEYSNRAFQQKRDMKDGFKHSPLRVNEGLGATEAWNEDAIQARAAKLAREATKVWAAPVLTDEELASLKVVKDVPTTGYTIQDHRHLAGGHSRELFDAFEQRILALDPCVTREFLKLYVAFKAETNFADVVPQAKGLRISLNIEPQDISDPRGMVEDVTGVGRWGNGNSEVRLNKIEDLSYVVGLARQALERQMDQAEAA; encoded by the coding sequence TTGAAAGCTACCGAAGCCGGCCTCCTCCAGTTCCTCCGAGCCGCCCCGAGATTTGTCATCCCGATTTATCAGAGAACCTACTCGTGGACAGAAAAGGAGTGCACCCAGCTTTGGGAGGACGTCTATCGAGCCGGGTTGGACGACAGTATTGATGTGCACTTCATCGGATCCATCGTCTACATTGAGGATGGGCTGTCCAATAATACCAAGCGGGCGCCCAATCTGGTCATCGATGGCCAGCAACGCTTGACCACCATCACCTTGCTGTTGGCTGCGCTCGCCGATGCTGTTGGTGATGACGAACCTGTCGAAGGCTTTTCTGCAGACGAGATCCGCGAAACCCTGCTGACCAACCACCGGCGCAGCGGCGATGAGTTTTTTAAGCTTCTATTGACCCGGACCGACCGCGACACTTTGAAGGCAATCGTTGGTCGACACGACTATCCGACGCCCAGGTCTGACCGTATCGTTGAGAACTACGATGCATTCAAGGCCCGCCTGGCGGCCGGGGACGCTGTTATCGAGACGATCTGCAAAGGCCTTGGCAAACTGATTATGGTGGATATCGCTCTGAGCCGCGAACACGACAATCCACAGCTCATTTTCGAAAGCATGAACTCGACCGGGCGGGAGCTAAGCCAAGCTGACCTTATCCGAAATTTCATTCTCATGGGGCTTGAGCCCGACTACCAGACGAAGCTCTACGAGCACTACTGGCACCCCATGGAGCAGGACTTCGGGCAGGCCGCATATACAGCACATTTCGATAGCTTCATGCGTCACTACCTGACTGTCCGCACAGGCAATATCCCCCGCTTGGGCGATGTTTACGAGGCCTACAAAGCATATGCCCGTCAGGTCCAATCCAAAGGCGGCACAATCGAAGATCTCGTGAAGGAGGTTCGCTCGTATGCCCGCTTCTACTGCGTCATCGCTTTGGGTCATCAAACCGAATCCAAGTTGGCAGAAGCGTTCCAGGATATTCGGGAGCTCAAGGTAGATGTTGCCTACCCCTTCCTTCTCGAGGTCTTCGATGACTTCGAGAAGGAACGCCTGACCAGTGAAGAGTTTCACGATGTGTTACGCATGGTCGAGGCCTACGTCTTCCGCCGGGCGATCTGCTCCATCCCCACGAACTCTCTCAATAAGACCTTTGCCAACTTCGCCCGATCGATAGACAAGGCTGATTATCTGAGCAGTGTCCGGACCTATTTCTTCGGCATGAAGTCATACCGCCGTTTCCCGCGCGATGAGGAGTTCATCCAGGAGCTCAAGACCCGAGACCTTTATAATTTCCCGCGACGAAGCTACTGGCTCCGGCGCTTCGAAAATTATGGACGCAAAGAGCGCGTTCATGTCGACGATTATACGATCGAACACATCCTACCCCAAGACCCCAATCTTTCTGCTGAATGGCGAAATGAGCTTGGCCCCGAGGCGGAGCAGGTACAGGAACGCTGGTTGCACACACTCGGTAACCTGACCCTTACCGGCTACAATTCAGAATACAGCAACCGTGCGTTCCAGCAGAAGCGCGACATGAAAGATGGTTTCAAACACAGCCCTCTCCGCGTGAATGAAGGCCTTGGGGCGACCGAAGCTTGGAACGAGGACGCGATCCAAGCGCGCGCTGCAAAGTTGGCGAGGGAAGCGACCAAAGTCTGGGCCGCGCCGGTCCTGACAGATGAAGAGCTGGCCTCGCTCAAAGTTGTGAAGGATGTGCCTACAACCGGATACACGATCCAGGATCACCGCCACCTGGCTGGTGGGCATAGCAGAGAATTGTTTGACGCGTTCGAGCAGAGGATCCTTGCCCTTGATCCATGTGTGACCCGCGAGTTCCTGAAGCTCTATGTTGCCTTCAAGGCCGAAACAAATTTCGCAGACGTCGTTCCTCAGGCGAAGGGCTTGCGCATATCGCTTAACATTGAACCGCAGGACATCAGCGATCCCCGTGGAATGGTAGAAGATGTGACCGGCGTCGGCAGATGGGGCAATGGCAACTCCGAAGTGCGGCTGAACAAAATTGAGGATCTTTCCTACGTTGTGGGTCTGGCGCGCCAGGCGCTGGAGCGACAGATGGATCAGGCAGAGGCGGCTTGA